From Thermoflavifilum aggregans, a single genomic window includes:
- a CDS encoding alpha-L-fucosidase produces the protein MKHAITILFAFCLKLTGWAQVLQPVGPVPTEAQLKWQSLGMIAIVHFGLNTFTHQEWGYGDVDPNLFQPAHFDADQIVRAAKAGGIRGIILVAKHHDGFCLWPTKTTDYSVRASSWMRGQGDVVKAFAEACHREGLAFGLYCSPWDRNQAAYGTYRYVQLYRQQWEELATQYGPLFECWFDGANGGTGYYGGAREKRVIDRSHYYGWDTTWALIRRLQPRAVIFSDVGPDLRWVGNERGYAADSTWETFTPQSPDDKPPAPGQVRTEFSPYGTARGEYWMPAECDVPLRPGWFYHPEEEGKQKTPAQLWEIYVHSVGRAGVLNLGLTPTTDGVLDTQDVRILKVFGDWLKQVFDTNLIKTARIQGPAHMQQSYGNRLKQWLTDGNDTTDWIVAAAHQGNAFSRDPQTLEVWWDEPQTFRLIQLKEDIRYGQRIQQVRVEALTSKGWETLAQVSGIGANRLIDLPKSVTARALRFHILAPDGFAMGEMGVYSYRNLPAWP, from the coding sequence ATGAAACATGCAATTACAATTCTTTTTGCTTTTTGTCTGAAGTTAACCGGATGGGCGCAGGTTTTGCAGCCCGTAGGTCCTGTGCCGACAGAAGCACAGTTGAAATGGCAATCGCTGGGAATGATAGCCATTGTGCATTTTGGCCTGAATACCTTTACCCATCAGGAGTGGGGCTATGGCGATGTTGATCCGAACCTTTTCCAGCCGGCTCATTTTGATGCGGACCAGATTGTGCGTGCTGCGAAGGCCGGAGGTATTCGTGGAATTATTCTGGTAGCGAAGCATCACGATGGATTTTGCTTGTGGCCTACGAAGACTACCGATTACAGCGTGCGGGCTTCTTCCTGGATGCGGGGGCAGGGCGATGTCGTGAAGGCTTTTGCAGAGGCTTGCCACAGGGAAGGATTGGCTTTTGGATTGTATTGTTCACCCTGGGATCGTAACCAGGCTGCGTATGGTACGTACCGCTATGTACAGCTTTATAGGCAACAGTGGGAAGAGCTGGCTACACAATACGGGCCTTTGTTTGAATGCTGGTTTGACGGAGCCAATGGCGGAACAGGATATTATGGCGGAGCTCGCGAAAAGCGCGTGATTGACCGTTCCCATTATTATGGCTGGGATACCACCTGGGCGCTGATTCGCCGTTTGCAGCCGAGAGCCGTAATTTTCAGCGATGTAGGTCCGGATCTGCGTTGGGTGGGCAACGAACGGGGCTATGCAGCTGATAGTACTTGGGAAACTTTCACCCCGCAAAGTCCGGACGACAAACCTCCCGCTCCCGGCCAGGTGCGCACGGAATTCTCGCCTTATGGTACCGCCCGAGGTGAATACTGGATGCCTGCTGAATGTGATGTGCCCTTGCGCCCGGGATGGTTTTATCATCCTGAAGAGGAAGGCAAACAAAAAACACCTGCTCAGCTCTGGGAGATATATGTGCATAGTGTAGGTAGGGCAGGCGTGCTGAACCTGGGACTGACACCTACGACCGATGGCGTGCTCGATACCCAGGATGTACGTATCCTGAAAGTGTTTGGCGATTGGTTGAAACAGGTCTTTGATACCAACCTGATCAAAACAGCGCGCATACAAGGGCCCGCACACATGCAGCAATCCTATGGCAACAGATTGAAGCAATGGCTTACCGATGGCAATGATACAACCGACTGGATAGTAGCGGCTGCTCATCAGGGAAATGCATTTTCCAGAGATCCACAAACGTTGGAAGTCTGGTGGGATGAGCCGCAAACATTCCGGCTTATTCAACTGAAAGAAGATATTCGCTACGGGCAACGGATTCAACAGGTAAGGGTAGAAGCACTGACATCCAAAGGTTGGGAAACACTTGCACAGGTGAGTGGTATTGGTGCCAACAGGCTGATAGATCTTCCCAAATCGGTAACAGCCAGAGCCTTGCGTTTTCATATCCTGGCTCCTGATGGATTCGCCATGGGCGAAATGGGTGTATATTCGTATCGAAACCTTCCTGCTTGGCCATAA
- a CDS encoding RagB/SusD family nutrient uptake outer membrane protein: protein MKRICILILSAVWIIGMGSCSKNFLNVSPKDQYSDDAVWNDPNLIQAFVDNIYGGIPHGFDILMMSSLSDEAVFTPDWGAENVNRGLLSPSDLEVFDPGFWGSVQTVLRSWKTQYKYIRACNLFFSKIDVAPIDESLKQRMKGEVHFLRAYLYFQLVEMYGGVPIITQAYTLTDSFNVPRNTFAECVDFITKECDSAAALLPLTYSGNDVGRATKGAALALKARMLLYAASDLFNSQASWASGYSHPELVSYVGGDRMARWQAAKDAAKAVMDLGIYDLYKPNPQSAQEAAQNYQQLFLQQSTPEDIFVKFFTQKVDENWMGYSPGQYCQPNGWHCWGNNTPTQQMVDMYEMADGTPFDWNNPAEAANPYANRDPRFYASILYNGAQWRPRPSDVAPLDPNGIVQTGYWAKWNPQTNTVDTIPGLDTRKSPFENWNGTYTGYYMKKFMDPTVDAQFVHQTVPWRYIRYTEILLDYAEACLALGQETEAKTYINMIRQRAYMPPITSTGQQLINDYRREREVELAFEDQRYFDVRRWMIADSAYQDAKGILIIYPLLPDHTTSPTPTYKVYSAIRRAWQPHAYFLPIQLDEINRNQKLIQNPGY, encoded by the coding sequence ATGAAACGTATATGCATTCTTATATTGTCGGCCGTTTGGATAATTGGAATGGGATCGTGCAGCAAGAATTTCCTGAATGTGTCGCCCAAGGATCAATATTCAGATGATGCCGTATGGAATGATCCCAATCTGATTCAGGCTTTTGTGGACAATATCTATGGTGGCATTCCCCACGGTTTTGATATCCTAATGATGTCGTCGCTCAGTGATGAAGCGGTATTTACACCCGACTGGGGAGCGGAGAATGTAAACCGGGGTTTATTGAGTCCCAGCGATCTGGAAGTGTTCGATCCAGGCTTCTGGGGGTCGGTACAAACTGTGCTCCGCAGCTGGAAAACGCAATACAAGTATATCCGCGCCTGCAATCTGTTCTTTTCCAAGATTGATGTGGCACCAATCGATGAAAGCCTCAAGCAGCGCATGAAAGGCGAGGTGCATTTTTTGCGGGCTTATCTGTATTTCCAGCTGGTGGAAATGTATGGTGGCGTGCCTATCATCACGCAGGCTTATACATTGACGGATAGCTTTAATGTGCCACGCAACACCTTTGCCGAATGTGTGGACTTCATCACCAAGGAATGCGATTCCGCAGCAGCTCTGCTTCCGTTAACCTATTCGGGCAATGATGTGGGCCGCGCCACCAAAGGAGCTGCACTGGCTTTAAAAGCCCGCATGCTGCTGTATGCAGCCAGTGATTTGTTCAATTCACAGGCTTCCTGGGCATCGGGATATTCCCATCCCGAGCTGGTAAGCTATGTAGGAGGCGACCGGATGGCGCGTTGGCAGGCAGCCAAAGATGCCGCCAAAGCCGTGATGGATCTGGGTATCTATGATTTGTATAAGCCCAATCCGCAATCGGCACAGGAAGCGGCTCAGAATTATCAGCAGCTTTTCCTCCAGCAATCTACACCTGAGGATATCTTCGTGAAATTCTTCACCCAGAAAGTAGATGAAAACTGGATGGGCTACAGTCCGGGCCAATATTGCCAGCCAAACGGATGGCATTGCTGGGGCAACAACACGCCCACCCAGCAAATGGTGGACATGTATGAAATGGCCGATGGCACGCCGTTCGACTGGAATAATCCGGCAGAAGCAGCCAATCCATATGCCAACCGCGATCCCCGGTTTTATGCCAGCATCCTCTACAACGGAGCCCAGTGGCGGCCCCGGCCTTCAGACGTGGCACCCCTCGATCCGAATGGCATCGTGCAAACAGGTTATTGGGCCAAATGGAATCCCCAAACCAACACTGTAGATACCATTCCCGGCCTGGATACCCGTAAAAGTCCGTTTGAAAACTGGAACGGCACTTATACGGGCTATTACATGAAAAAGTTTATGGATCCCACGGTAGATGCCCAGTTTGTCCACCAAACCGTGCCCTGGCGTTATATCCGTTACACCGAAATTTTACTCGATTATGCAGAAGCCTGTCTGGCTCTGGGACAGGAAACGGAGGCTAAGACCTATATCAACATGATTCGCCAGCGGGCCTATATGCCACCTATCACTTCCACCGGTCAGCAGCTGATCAACGATTACCGGCGGGAGCGGGAAGTGGAGCTTGCCTTTGAAGATCAGCGTTATTTTGATGTACGGCGCTGGATGATTGCCGATTCGGCCTATCAGGATGCAAAGGGCATTTTAATCATCTATCCTTTGTTGCCCGATCATACCACTTCGCCTACGCCTACATACAAGGTCTATTCGGCCATCCGCAGGGCCTGGCAGCCACATGCCTATTTCCTGCCTATCCAATTAGATGAAATCAACCGGAATCAGAAGCTCATTCAAAATCCGGGTTACTAA
- a CDS encoding YdeI/OmpD-associated family protein, with protein MPINPELDMLFERAAAWKKEMQLLRRIILSAIGPQVQEERKWGWPCYTWQGKNIVLIHTFKSYCALLFFKGALLKDPHHLLVQQTAHVQAARQMRFRSAEEIERLAPLISSYIQQAVEVEKSGIQVKLRPIEQYPVPEEFQQKLNEDPQLKQAFESLTPGRRKAYLLYFAAPKQSKTRIARIEKYIPQILQGRGLQD; from the coding sequence ATGCCTATCAATCCGGAACTGGATATGCTGTTTGAGCGGGCTGCGGCCTGGAAAAAGGAAATGCAGCTATTGCGCAGGATCATTCTTTCAGCCATAGGTCCGCAGGTGCAGGAAGAAAGAAAATGGGGATGGCCCTGCTACACCTGGCAGGGAAAAAACATTGTACTCATTCACACTTTCAAATCGTATTGTGCCCTGTTGTTTTTTAAAGGGGCTTTGCTGAAAGATCCCCATCACTTACTGGTGCAGCAGACAGCCCATGTACAGGCAGCCCGGCAGATGCGTTTCCGCAGTGCGGAAGAGATAGAGCGGCTGGCACCACTGATTTCATCGTATATCCAGCAGGCCGTAGAAGTCGAAAAATCGGGGATACAGGTAAAACTCAGGCCCATAGAGCAATATCCCGTGCCGGAAGAATTTCAGCAAAAGCTGAATGAGGATCCGCAGCTGAAGCAGGCATTTGAAAGCCTTACACCAGGCCGTCGAAAAGCCTATCTGCTGTATTTTGCCGCTCCCAAACAATCCAAAACCCGCATAGCCCGGATTGAAAAGTACATTCCGCAGATTCTGCAGGGTAGGGGATTGCAGGATTAA
- the kdsB gene encoding 3-deoxy-manno-octulosonate cytidylyltransferase translates to MRVVAIIPARYASTRFPGKPLADIAGKSMIQRVYERIAKAGCVDEIWVATDDPRILQHVESWHGKAVMTSSHHQTGTERCAEALGQLRLTPDIVLNVQGDEPFIRREHLQTLIACFEDQEVMIASLMKPVQDMQELHNPHLPKVVTDQQMNAMYFSRQPVPFVRDQPQDQWLATHRFYKHIGMYAFRPHILHELVKLAATPLEKAEKLEQLRWLEHGYRIRMGVTDIDQFSIDTPEDLQRCLQLLDQLEDRES, encoded by the coding sequence ATGCGTGTTGTAGCCATTATTCCTGCGCGTTATGCATCCACCCGCTTCCCGGGCAAGCCATTGGCTGATATTGCCGGTAAGTCCATGATTCAGCGCGTATATGAACGGATTGCAAAGGCCGGCTGTGTGGACGAAATATGGGTTGCTACAGATGATCCCCGCATCCTGCAGCATGTGGAGAGCTGGCATGGAAAGGCTGTGATGACTTCATCCCATCATCAAACCGGTACGGAGCGTTGTGCGGAAGCTCTCGGGCAGCTGAGGCTTACGCCGGATATTGTGTTGAATGTGCAGGGCGATGAACCATTTATCAGGCGGGAACACCTGCAAACACTCATCGCCTGTTTTGAGGATCAGGAAGTGATGATTGCTTCACTTATGAAGCCCGTGCAGGATATGCAGGAGCTGCATAACCCTCATCTGCCCAAGGTGGTTACCGATCAGCAGATGAATGCAATGTATTTTTCCCGTCAGCCCGTTCCTTTTGTACGCGATCAGCCGCAGGATCAATGGCTGGCCACACACCGGTTTTACAAGCATATCGGCATGTATGCTTTTCGTCCCCATATCCTGCATGAACTGGTAAAGCTTGCTGCTACTCCTCTGGAAAAGGCTGAAAAACTAGAACAATTGCGCTGGCTGGAACATGGCTACCGCATTCGCATGGGCGTAACGGACATAGATCAGTTTTCCATTGACACACCGGAAGATCTGCAACGATGCCTGCAGCTGCTGGATCAGCTGGAAGATCGTGAATCCTGA
- a CDS encoding methylated-DNA--[protein]-cysteine S-methyltransferase, whose amino-acid sequence MMVHEYCQYLHTALGWLHIQAMDQAITAVSFAERYGEERPNELTHGAAGQLKEYFEEKRTVFDLPLQLAGTDFQQMVWLELQRIPYGATITYQELARRLGDEKCIRAAAHALAVNRFLIVIPCHRVVGSNGQLTGYAGGLWRKQKLLELEGSLALQPELPW is encoded by the coding sequence ATGATGGTACACGAATATTGTCAATATCTGCATACAGCTCTTGGCTGGTTGCATATTCAGGCAATGGATCAGGCCATTACGGCTGTTTCTTTTGCTGAAAGGTATGGAGAAGAAAGGCCCAATGAATTGACCCATGGAGCTGCCGGTCAGTTAAAGGAATACTTTGAAGAGAAAAGAACGGTGTTTGATCTGCCTTTGCAGCTTGCAGGTACGGATTTTCAACAAATGGTCTGGCTTGAATTGCAACGGATCCCCTATGGTGCCACCATAACCTATCAGGAGCTGGCCAGGCGGCTTGGCGATGAAAAATGCATCCGCGCAGCCGCTCATGCCCTCGCTGTCAATCGATTTCTTATTGTGATTCCCTGTCATCGGGTAGTGGGCAGCAATGGCCAACTCACAGGCTATGCCGGCGGGCTCTGGCGCAAACAAAAATTGCTTGAACTGGAAGGCTCTTTAGCCTTGCAACCCGAATTGCCATGGTAA
- the acnA gene encoding aconitate hydratase: MRKDLFSIRKTLDTPKGKFDYYSLRELEKKGYNIQRLPFSIRILLENALRNFDDFAITRDQVETLLHWQPRGMDKDIPFKPARVLMQDFTGVPAVVDIASLRDEMARKGKDPEKINPLIPVDLVVDHSVQVDYFGTEYAYEKNVEKEYERNKERYELLKWAQQAFNNFSVVPPGMGICHQVNLEYLAQGVITRDGEVFPDTLVGTDSHTPMVNGIGVVGWGVGGIEAEAALLGQPIYFIVPEVIGLRLTGKLPMGTTATDLVLTITALLRQYGVVGKFVEVFGPGLDHLTVPDRATIGNMSPEFGCTITYFPIDHKTLEYMRSTNRPEEQVLTVEQYCKENLLWRTGNEQIEYTDVLELDLSTVEPTVAGPRRPQDKILLKDFKKTFIQLLDKNYNRKYTPLSDNQIIRWDGEGGDQIEAAPAVKPVEAPVEVDVEPEAANGMKHVWVHIGPEKFMLSDGAVVIAAITSCTNTSNPYVMLGAGLVAKKAREFGLDVKPWVKTSLAPGSKVVTNYLERADLLKDLEALHFHVVGYGCTTCIGNSGPLPEPIAKAIEENDLVVASVLSGNRNFEARIHPQVKMNFLMSPMLVIVYALAGRVDIDLTQEPVGYDPNMKPVYLKDIWPSNEEIVDLMQRVVDRKDFEKNYGEIFAGNEIWRNLQVPSGKLFHWNPQSTYIKEAPFFHNLPEEPAPLQDIKGARALLVLGDSVTTDHISPAGSFRENSPAGQYLLSKGVKKEEFNSYGSRRGNDEVMVRGTFANVRIKNKLAGREGGYTTYLPTGEEMTVYDAAMKYKANGIPLIVMAGKEYGSGSSRDWAAKGTYLLGIKAVLAESFERIHRSNLVGMGVLPLQFMEGQNAETLRLTGKEVFTIQGIANIEPMKKLQVTAQKEDGQQVQFEVIARLDSLIEVEYYRHGGILQYVLRQFLKAEKN, encoded by the coding sequence ATGAGAAAAGACCTTTTTTCCATCCGGAAAACATTGGACACACCCAAAGGCAAATTCGATTATTACAGCTTGCGCGAACTGGAAAAAAAAGGATACAACATCCAGCGGCTGCCTTTTTCTATCCGGATTTTGCTGGAAAATGCACTCCGAAATTTTGATGATTTCGCCATTACTCGTGATCAGGTGGAAACCCTGCTGCATTGGCAGCCCCGCGGTATGGATAAGGATATTCCCTTTAAACCGGCCCGGGTATTGATGCAGGACTTTACCGGTGTACCTGCAGTGGTAGATATTGCTTCGCTTCGTGATGAAATGGCGCGCAAAGGCAAGGATCCGGAAAAAATCAATCCACTGATTCCTGTTGATCTGGTTGTGGATCACTCTGTGCAGGTTGATTATTTCGGTACCGAATACGCTTATGAGAAAAACGTAGAAAAAGAATACGAACGCAATAAAGAACGCTACGAGCTGCTGAAATGGGCTCAGCAGGCTTTCAACAATTTCAGTGTGGTACCTCCGGGTATGGGTATTTGCCACCAGGTAAACCTGGAATACCTGGCTCAGGGCGTGATTACCCGCGATGGAGAAGTATTTCCGGATACACTGGTAGGCACAGACAGCCACACGCCCATGGTCAATGGCATCGGCGTTGTGGGCTGGGGCGTGGGAGGTATTGAAGCCGAAGCCGCTTTGCTGGGTCAGCCGATTTATTTCATTGTACCCGAAGTTATTGGCCTGAGGCTTACCGGAAAACTGCCGATGGGCACCACGGCAACAGATCTGGTGCTCACCATCACTGCCTTGCTGCGGCAATACGGCGTGGTGGGCAAATTTGTGGAAGTATTTGGTCCCGGGCTGGATCATCTCACCGTACCCGACCGGGCTACCATTGGCAATATGTCGCCCGAATTCGGCTGTACCATTACCTATTTCCCCATTGACCATAAGACCCTGGAATACATGCGCAGCACCAACCGGCCGGAAGAACAGGTGCTGACGGTAGAACAATACTGCAAGGAAAACCTGCTCTGGCGCACCGGAAATGAACAGATTGAATATACCGATGTGCTGGAGCTTGATCTTTCCACAGTAGAACCCACCGTGGCCGGCCCTCGCCGTCCGCAGGACAAAATTCTGCTAAAAGATTTCAAGAAAACATTTATTCAGCTACTCGACAAAAACTACAACCGGAAATACACGCCCTTGTCCGATAACCAGATTATCCGCTGGGATGGTGAAGGAGGCGATCAGATAGAAGCCGCTCCTGCCGTAAAACCGGTAGAAGCCCCGGTGGAAGTGGATGTAGAACCCGAAGCAGCCAATGGTATGAAGCACGTGTGGGTTCATATCGGCCCGGAAAAATTCATGTTGTCCGATGGTGCCGTGGTGATCGCCGCCATCACTTCATGTACCAACACATCCAACCCCTACGTGATGCTGGGTGCCGGCCTGGTAGCCAAAAAAGCACGTGAATTCGGGCTGGATGTAAAACCCTGGGTGAAAACCTCTCTGGCTCCGGGCTCGAAGGTGGTAACCAACTACCTGGAAAGGGCAGATCTGCTGAAAGACCTGGAAGCGCTGCATTTCCACGTAGTAGGCTATGGTTGTACCACTTGCATTGGCAACTCGGGTCCCCTGCCCGAACCCATTGCAAAAGCCATCGAAGAAAATGACCTGGTTGTAGCTTCCGTGCTCTCCGGCAACCGCAACTTCGAAGCCCGCATCCATCCCCAGGTGAAAATGAACTTCCTCATGTCGCCCATGTTGGTGATCGTGTATGCACTGGCCGGACGGGTGGATATTGATCTCACACAGGAGCCGGTGGGCTATGATCCCAATATGAAACCCGTGTACCTGAAAGATATCTGGCCCAGCAACGAGGAGATTGTGGACCTTATGCAACGGGTGGTGGACAGAAAGGATTTTGAAAAGAACTACGGAGAAATCTTTGCCGGCAACGAAATCTGGCGCAACCTGCAGGTGCCTTCCGGCAAGCTCTTCCATTGGAATCCCCAATCCACCTACATCAAAGAAGCTCCCTTCTTCCACAATTTACCGGAAGAACCCGCCCCCCTGCAGGATATCAAGGGGGCGCGAGCATTGCTGGTGCTGGGCGACAGCGTCACTACCGACCATATTTCACCGGCCGGCTCATTCCGCGAAAATTCTCCTGCCGGACAATACCTGCTGAGCAAAGGGGTAAAAAAGGAAGAATTCAACTCCTACGGCTCCCGCCGCGGTAACGATGAAGTAATGGTGCGCGGTACCTTCGCCAATGTGCGCATCAAAAACAAACTGGCCGGCCGAGAAGGCGGCTATACCACCTATCTGCCCACCGGCGAAGAAATGACGGTATATGATGCCGCCATGAAATACAAAGCCAATGGCATTCCCCTGATTGTGATGGCCGGCAAAGAATATGGCAGCGGTTCCTCGCGCGACTGGGCCGCAAAAGGCACCTACCTGCTGGGCATTAAAGCCGTCCTGGCAGAAAGTTTTGAACGCATCCACCGCAGCAATCTGGTGGGCATGGGCGTGCTGCCCCTGCAGTTTATGGAAGGTCAGAACGCCGAAACACTGAGACTTACCGGTAAGGAAGTGTTTACCATTCAGGGCATAGCCAATATCGAACCCATGAAAAAACTGCAGGTTACCGCTCAGAAAGAAGATGGACAGCAGGTACAGTTTGAAGTCATTGCCCGGCTGGATTCGCTGATTGAAGTGGAGTACTATCGCCATGGCGGCATTCTGCAATATGTGCTGCGGCAGTTTCTGAAGGCTGAAAAAAATTAA